The sequence TTCCGTTTTGGAGATACTACAGCTGCTTATACCTGGAAGAACATCAGGCATTCACATCAGGCGGTGATTGGAAAGACGGAAATCCTGATTGAAGATCTAATGAAAAAAATCAGTCTTGCAAGGTAAATGTCACTGAGCTAAACTGGAATAACTGAGGTCAGTGTCTGAACAGAGGACAGCCCTCAGCCTAACATGGGATACCAGGCCCTTACTGTGAGAAATAACTAAGGAGGCTTTCCTTATGTATGTGCTGTTAGGAAACGAACACTCCTTTAAGACAACAAATATGCCCAGATTAATGCTTAATCATACTTGTGCTGCTCCTAATTGGACAAAGAAAATAACTcaaatggttttgttttccttttagtgGTTTTTACTTTCAGAATCTTTTGTGTTGTGAAATACCTGGTTTTAAAAATCAAGATAACTTTATGGAgtttttggagggggtgagggttCTGCATTTTCACAGAAAACTTCCAGTTGTTCTTTTGGTTTGCTAAACACCTACTTTGTAAAGATCTGTATTTCAAGATTAATTTAGTACAGCAGCATCTCATTGAGGTTCTGGGACTATGGAAATTTCCGATCCCATGACACAATTAAAAGCATTGGGTGATCCATCCCTGTTACCCTGCCTCAGGATGTGtacactttaaaaacaaacaacagttCAAACACCTCTATCCTATACCATCCCTATGGTCATTTCCCCTCACTATGGAGGAAGTAATCTCTAGAAGAAAGCATGGAACTTCCACATTGTATTAAAATATTGCTACTAGTATTACCTGATGGTTTGGGTGTGGTGGCATGGGATATTCCTCCATTGTGCTGAGTGTTGTCACCAGTCGTGAAATCGAGGCTCATACGGGGTTTTGGCTGATATTCTCTCCTGGGCTGAGATGATGCTTCTTTTATTCTGCCAAAATATAAAGTTAAATGTCAAGAATTAATTTCTTGTCAACAGATGAGATGTGCCAAACATCTTTATTTCCATGGCTGAAATTCCTATTCATTATTCAGCCAGACTAAACAAAGTTTGGCATTTGGAGTACTTTTTTGCTTATGACACTAGTTCAAATTACCAAAAACCACCTGATGTGACTGTGCCATAAAGCTGtaaatttttctttccttctaggAATCTAGAATTTTATCTGGCTTCCTTTCTTTCTAACAATAACAAAGAGCATCTAATGGAGAAAAACTTGTTACCTGATTAACAGTACTTAACAGAAGGACTGCACAAATATCTCTGACACCATTTTTTGTACGAAATTTGCTTTTATCCCTGGCAAGCCTTAACTATTCAACTGATCGATGCCAACTCTTGCCATTTTGTGAGGAGACTATGTGGAAATGTACTGACTTCAGCTACAGACTTGGCTTATTTAGCTTATTTGTAATTTGGAATACTCGTTTCATAACGGCACAGAATTTACAAAGGCACAAgaccatgattttttttctgactctcaaaataaaaatattatgcATTATTCATTTTAGTTTATTCTTCTGACTGAGAAATTAGAATTTCTAGGAAATAGTGCAATTTAGGATTCCAGGGCAGAATCCAGGGAAGGGATGATGACAGAATCAGAGCATCTTAGGCAGGAAACTGCCACATACTTTTCTAATCCTACATATGAAAGAATACTTGAGTCAAGACAACTGTTTCCAAATGACAATTTGGTTTCTCTCATTTGCACTAGCTCTGCCCTAGACCTGCTGTTGCTAGTACATTTTGATTTATATGTTGAAAAGATCTGCTTCTACCTTTACCAGTTTTAGTCCTGATAACAAGGGCTTCCTCACTGTCCAAATTTTTTTCAGTATTAATCAgtccccaggggctgctttACTCCTTCATAAACAAAAACATATGTATATTAAAACATAAATTAATGAAGTTGTCAAAATAAGCTTAAATAAAGAGGCTTTGTGGTGTTTCACCCATTAACAGAAGCTACTTTTTCAAAACAGTGAAGTTTTGAATACTTGAATAAGTTCTATTACACTTAATACTTCGGTGAAACAAACACTTTTTTACAGACTATAAACTAGAAGGTGACAGTCCTAGAGACTTGCTAAAAATTACCCAAAAACTCAGCATGATCTGTGTTTCTTAAGGAAAGACACATCACCAAGGAAACCAgtcctgcttcccagctgctgtgttatGATGCTCAGTCTTGAAAACTGCGGCCTACTTTTActtgagaaagaagaaaagcctgAGAGGAAAAGCCTTTGCTGATCTTCCAGATTTTGTTAATTTTATTGCAAGTTTCCCAATGTTTGCCAAGTTTCCAAAGTCCCAGTTCTTGTAATCATGGTATTTTAAGGAAGATTATGCCTTACATTCATGTgtagaattaaaacaaaaattcttGCATTTGCAGTTCCTGAAGACAGTTTTGAAACCTAATCTAAATGGCCCAGAAAGaagacattttaatttttttttttcagtccaactttgttttttttaaattctttggGCAATATTTTAAAGAGGACAGTCTTATCAGTTAGAAGACACTGTGTGAACAGCACAAACAATTTCTGTTCACATCTTTTATAAAGTATAtaaaagatggggagggacttctcaggatatcaggtagtgataggactagggggaatggaatgaagctggaggtggggagattcaagctggatgtgaggaggaagttcttcaccatgagagtggcaaagctctggaatgggttgtccagggaggtggttggggcgccgtccctggaggtgtttaagaccaggctggatgaggctctggccagcctgatctagtgtggggtgtccctgcccacggcacaGGggcactaggtgatccttgtggtcccttccaaccctgactgatactatgattctatgatatagtAAACAGACAGTGCATACTGCAGACATCACTAAGAGCAACCAGTAACAAATTTACTGATCTGAAAACTCAagtattatttattttctggtCCATATGATCAAAAAAGCAGCTTCAAATCCCAGGGCCATGAATTCTTTGCCACCTGTGTATCAccagcaggaaaagaagagTTAAAATAATAACACCTCTGCATGCTCTACATCGCTGCTtaattcctgaaaaaaaaaattccacaaACATAGGGAAAGTGCATTACCTATCTTCCAGCTTAGCTGTAACTCGCTGTAGGATCTGTGTGGCCTGCCTGTGGTACTCCAGCTGGGCTTGTACAAGAGCAGAAAGCTGGCTCACTTGCTCAATCTGAGGAATGACATTAAAACATCACATCTTAGAGGAGCACAAACAGCTTAGCAATAATGAGTAAAGATTACTGCCACACTGATGCTGCAAAGGCTGTTTTACTTGTCACTGTACAAACTTGATGTATCTTTGTAGTTTGTAAATAGCTACATGTTTAAGTCTTTATTCGCTATCATGTCTGGTTAGGACCTGCAGCTCCTCTATGCACATCAACTTCATGGCTGATTTGCATGAATAGTAGTCTACAGATCTACCTCATTCAGCTAACACTATGAAAGTAAAAATGAAAGTGTAATGAGAACACAATACaccttttccctccctgcctgcgaGGGCACACAACCGTGCTTCTGTTGtgaagcagagagaagcaggaaCATCCTACCCACTCCTGGATGAAGAATATATGCAGTGAAAGTAGATAGCATTCTGCTTCATAAGGGAAAAATGCTATACTTCTTCCATTTCAGCAAAGTTATATTTAATTTCTAACACACAAGTACTTTCAGGTTTGTTATGGCTCTCCTACAGCAATCTAGAAACAAAATGAGGAATTAAATTAGGTGATAAACTTTAAATAAATCCAGTAATGTACTTCAACAGAAATATTTAACTTGAGTTTTCTTTGACCACATCTTCTGTAAGATAGACTTCAGCTGAAATGTTAGTTTCCTTCaaaagaaatatatttttcttcttgcttGATTGCACAGTTCAGTATTAATCATAAATAGAAGGTTAAAGAAACCTAAGAGATGCTCCATCCTAATCCAATCTGTAAGCAAAAAAATATGTTGCACAGTCAGATTTGAGCAATCACATTAACTGAGAAGAGACCATGGGGTTGTGAGTTCATCACCTCTGATCATCACCAACCCTTTCAGCAGCCCACGCATCTGAGCAAAGGCCTAAAACCACAGCTAAGTAAAAGTAATGACTTAAATGAGatgagatgagctggccaagctgctctccatcatttttcaaaagTCCTGACTCACTGGAGAGGCCCCtcatgactggaagctggccaacgtgatgcctatccacaagaagggatggaaggatgaaccagggaattccagacctgtcagcctgacttcagtgccaggcaagattatggaacaggtcatcttgagtgcaatcacacagcacttgcaggatggccaagggatcaggcccagccagcatggacttaggaagggcaggtcctgcctgaccaacctgatctccttctatgatcaagtgtcccacctggtggatgtggggaaggctgtggatgtagtctacctggacttcagcaaggcctttgacactgtcccccacagcaaactcctggccaagctggcagcccttggcttggacagcaacactctgtgctgggttaggaagtggctggaggacCGAGCccaggagtggtggtgaatggtgccacatccagctggcagccagtcactagtggtgtgccccagggatcagtgctgggtcccatcctgttcaatatcttcactgatgatctggacaaggggattgagtccatcatcagatgataccaagttgggagcaggtgttgatgtgTCAGAgcgtaggagagctctgcagagggaccttgacaggctggacagatgggcagagtccaagggcatgagattgaacacatctaagtgccaggttctacacaatggccacaacaaccccatggtttatgctggatgttagttcttcacagaaagagtgattggccaatggaatgggctgcccaaggaggtggtgcttggtgccaaggtttagttgattagatagtcctggatgataggttggactcgatgatctcaaaggtcttttccaacctggttagttctattctattctaaaaaaaaaaagttatttacaacttaagttattaatatttataaatatggaAAAGGtcagtgtcaagaggatggagccaggctcttctcagtgatgcccaatgataggacaaggggcaatgggtggaaggtgaggcataggaagttccatggaagcaggaggaagaatcatttcactgtgagggtgacagaacactgaacaggctgccctggggggtgtggagtctccttctctggagacagtcAACACCTGCCTGTGTAAGTTCCTCTGTGAtatggtataggtgatcctgctctggcagggagttgcactagatgatctcttgaggtcacttcctgcccctaacattctgtgattctgtgttttgcgTAACTCTAAGAAGGATGATATTTTGGGTTTGTAAGCAACACTCTGCAGTTAAGAAGCACAAGAATGCTACAGGGGATCTACGTTCTTTGGCTCAGTTATAAAATACCTAGAAAATTAGTTATATGTGCATGCTGTGTATTGCCACAGCTTCTGATCTTCTTATCCAGTCCAACAAGGATCCAAGCGCTTCCCCATTGTACAGTGACAGGAATCTGTGTCATCATGGATTTAATAAAGATGTCACGTTTTAGGCTGCTTTAGACTGCCTTCACTGATGagtatctttctctttttaaggGAACAAGTAGAGCACAAAGATTAACAAGGGATATCTCACATCCATCTCCAGAAGGTTGAACATGCTTGACTCAGCAATTTCTTTTGATTCATCAAATTTCTCCAGAGCTTGGCGAAGTTCTTCATCAGGGAGCTTGCCTTGTCTCTTCTTTTTGTAATCAAAATCCAGGCGTCGACCTTCCATCTTCTTTAGAtgatgctaaaaaaaaaaccacacacaaacacaagcaCAGAATAAAGGACATTCCAAATTCTCCTTATACTGCACTGTAATCTGGCATTCCATGTACATGTGCTGTCTGCTGTATAGCAGCCCTTGCCCAGCAGGGAGAAGTACAGAACAATGAAGTAAGTTGTATGTATCATCCAAGGAGTGGTGGTGCACTGCTGTCTAAACAACAGACCTTCAACACTAAATAAGGGTCACACAAAACACATAACTGCAATTGCCACCTACAGCATGCATTTCTATCTTTTTAACTCTGATGTAAAATTACCTGAATACTATGGTTTCTTCCTAGACGTTTAAGAGAAAACTATTCGAAGCACAAGTTAGTACACTTCTGCCTCTGTAACAGTTCTcataaacaaaacaacacaaaaagatGTATCTGAATGCTATCATTCATTAAAGATTTTCATTAAAGATTTGTCATGCCCATCTGTTTAGCCacttcaggctggccagaagtTAATGTTACCAGCCTAAGCATGATTACTTTCGGTGTTTACTTTGCCTCAGAAGAGTAAATTTGTTATCTATTATGGTATTTTAAACTTTGTTAGCTTTGTCAGTTACATAAAACTGCTTAAGACATCTTTCCTTATGAAAGCCTTACTGAGTTCAGAAGTGTTACTTACACAGATAAGCACTTGCTGAATTGGGAAGCAAGTTCCACAATTATAAAACTAGGTTGTGCCTGCAGAATTATGTCTGCAAACAGATTTTTCTCTGTAAATGCCAGCTGTTTCTTGGATTATTCATTATGTAATTCATACAAGCAAACAGTGGGCAAGTTCTAAATTCCTGGACATATTTTGGACACAGTCTTCAAACAGACAAAAGAGTAGTGATATTCTAGAGGCAACTATCGAAATGTCCTCACATAACATACTCAAGAAAACTGATTGTAAACATCTGTTCATTTATTTAATGAAATGAGCTTTCAAATGGTAGTACTACAGTACCACATTCATGCCTGCATAAGCACAAATATGCTACCATCCAAAATGTTAGAGTTTGTATCTTTCCCTTTACAAATCAGCAACGAGACAGAACTGAGAAGTAAATCTCAAGTCAAAAGAGATTAAACTCAGGTCATCTGCAAGTAACATAAACTTTGAATACAAGCACAGTTTGCAAGTCTGGCATTATTAAAATGCCACATTGAGGAAAATACCTGTATTTCTCTCAGATCTTTGTCATGAAGATTCTGAAGTGGGTCAATAAAGCTTTGTTTCACTTCCATGTCTAAAGAGTCCTTGACCTCCGAAAGCTCCTTCATAGCTTCTCCCACATCTGCAAGTGCTGGTCCTGAAAGAAAAGATGGCCGGTTTTATCTCAAAATAACTCAGTTCCAAATCACTGTACAATGAATCTGAATCATGGAAATTTCAGTTAGTATTTCAAGCCTCAAATTTAGGAAAGCAACAGAGTATGATGCACTGTGTAAAAGGGCAACATGGATTTTCCAATTCTGCAGTCCCCAGGGTTTATGCCTTGTAACTCAGCCAAACCTGAGGATCCATGCTGCATCAAGACAGCCTACTCCACGCCTCTAGTTGTCTGCTCATTCTTCACTGGCAAAACAAACATGTTTGAAAATAATTATCTATTGGCTCCAGCGTTGCCTTCACCAGACACTAGATTGCACACAAAAATAACTGATTCAAATCTAGGTCTCCCTGTTTGGATTGGTGAGACTGGTGACAATATCAAAAGTAAAAATTCTTAACAATTTCATGGAATTTTTTTTGATGaaagacttttaaaattaaatgatCAACTTCAGTAAGAATTAGCTGCTTTCTGGGATTTCCTCCAAGATTGAGtgccataaaaaaaccccaaccttctatgggaaaaataaaaaagtcaaGAAGATCCAAAAAGCCCTCCTGGCTTGAGGTGTAGGTTGATGGAAAAAAATCCACTCCCAAAGAATACAAATTATCTTAAAACCTAAAACTGtgagaaataaaaaagagcTTTGTCTCCCAAGCAGGACATGCCAGTAATGAAATACAAAACTAGAGGGTCTGCTAGACATGGATGAAGAGTGACAGACTTAATGGCTGCTATTAGTTAAGAATGTGCAAATCATCACCCTATCTATTTTGCTGCACGCtactgcagtcaccagggaatATACAGCAATTCCCACAAACTAAATTCTATTAgttcttcattttccctttaaaaatgtGTTTGAAATTTATCAAATGAGAGGaaaccaattaaaaaaacaagtcTGTAGCACAGATCAACCTACAACTGCCAAGCTAACTAGTAAATTATATAAAAAAGGCAAGTACCTTCTCATTGCAGATGTCTTAATGTTGGGAAAAGCATTTTACCGAGATTGAAACAGGAAATAGAATTTTCATAGTTCTATTTGAGAGTCCTGTGTGGTGGTGTATCAAAATGGGCACAGAGAAGCCcacaaaaaaagaacagaaacacAAAGGATTCTGTTCTGAACATGATCTCTTTTAGTTAGACTTCTGTTGTTGAAGAAGACAATGTAAGCCCTGGTTTAAGGTTTCTAAGTCAGGCAGCTGTAAACTGATTTGGGGATTTGACGCAGGAGCAGGAGACAGATAAACAAGGAATATTCACTAGTGCCATAAAATGTGGAATTTGGTCAGAAAAAAAGGGTCAAAGTCTGTTATTTCTTACCTGTAATGAATAAAGACATTTATTGTAAGAATCCCAAGGACAAAGTGGGTTTATTTAGCACATGCATGGACAATAATATGGTTTCTGAATATGAAAATCTGTCATCCCAACACATCTCCAATAACATAATCTATATAGCTTAAAGCCTAGGAAAGGTATGAGTCTAAATGGAAATATTCGACTTTCATCTACATGAAAAAGATCTCTAGTCCAAATCCTCAAAAGGCCTAGATGCACTTAAAGAATTCTGATGAAGTACACCTCTGAAGATTCTTGCAGAAGTCTTCCTCTACAACAGCACAACACTTTAATAATGGAAGTTATATTAAATTTAACTAGTGTTTTTATTGCACTATaatggaaagagaaggaatGAAGTTACCAAAGTTGCATTCTTCTCCAAGTTCTCGGCCAAATTTCAGCATCGCATCTGCCAGCAAGGCTTCAGCCTGAGGGTAGCCTGGTCCTTTTTCCTGGCCTCGAATTTTCGACATAGTGTTGATCATGCTGAGTTTAGCTCTGGAAGCTGAATCAGGCAAGTGACTGAGGTTATAAACATGCAGTAATTTGAATacacacacaggaatgcagtaTTTGCATTTATCTGAGATACCTAGGATGTATTtgaagcctttttttttgttaatatcTTTTAGAGCAAAGGAactcctgttcaatatctttattgatgatctggatgaggggattgagtcagtcatcagtaaatttgcagatgacaccaagttgggagcagatgttgatcggttagagggtaggagggctctgcagagtaaAATTgaccggctggacagatgggcagagtccagcttGATGACATTAAACAagtaagtccaagtgccaggtgctgcacttgggccacaacaaccccatgcagcactacaggctggggtcagagtggctggagagcagccaaacagaaagggacctgggatctcaacacagcagagaggaggcagtctaggaggtgcttagagtgcatggaggacagcttcttatcccaggtgctgcatgagcctaccaggggtaaggctatgcttgacctcctcttcaccaacagggaagggctgatgggtgatgtggtggtcggaggctgtttaggggccagggaccacgagataattgaattctcGGTAttcggtcaaactaagaggggcagcaagaagacctccactctggacttccggagggcagacttcaggttactcaaggaactaactcagaaggttccttgggaaacagcccttaaaaacaagggggtccaggagagctggacctgcttcaaggaagaactcttgaaggcgcaggaacaggctgtgccaatgtgctggaagatgagctgccggggcagacagccagcctggatgggtaatgaacttttaatagaactaagggaaaaaaagagggtgtaccatctttggatgaaaggtgaggcaacccatggaatgtttaaggatattgctaggtcttgtaggaagaaaattagggaggcaaaagcacatttggagcttagactggcctctgctgtgaaggacaacaaaaagtccttctataaatatattaatagcaagaggaagggcaaggacaacctccactccttggtggacatggaggggaacggTGCAgccaaggatgaggaaaaggcagaggtacttaaccccttctttgcctcagtttttactagcaggacagaatgtcttccagacataGTAAATAAATTCACCATTGTCTTTAATATCCTTAtcacttccctttttccttcatttgcttttccttgtccctttttccttccagcaTTAGTTTTTTAACTGTTTAGTGGAGTTAGGCAATGTTGCATATATACTTCATTTATTGATTCTTCAAAATCCCATGAAACCAGCTGAGTTTTAGCACTGCAGTATTATGTTATGCAAGCACATAGATGTTTTCCGGGCTCATCTTGCCTATCAAAGGATGTGTGCTACATCCCAAACCCTTTTCTCCTTACCTAAAATGGGTGAACTTTTACAGAAAATCTGTTAAATGTTGCTGTTAAAAGAATCTtttttcatcagatttcttcctccttcccattGAAATGTGTCTATTTTTTatgaaaatgaggaagaaaacaggaaataCTGAAAATCAGCATTTTTGGTACTCCAGGTAAATGGTAGTATAATTTTAAGGAGGATTTtaaagaggctttttttttcattttattgggaaaaaaaagtagtttttCCATGCAATTCCTCTCACTATAGGGAGCCCTTCAGTAATTGGCATAAAAAAATCTAGGATCAGGTGAGAGCTGAAAATAGTcagttctcttttcctcttactCCATCTGCTATCATTGTCCTGCTGTGGAATAAATAACATGACTACATTTAAAATGCAAGAAAGTATCTCTTCCTTGTGCCTATTACAGTTTTTATTTGTCA is a genomic window of Dryobates pubescens isolate bDryPub1 chromosome Z, bDryPub1.pri, whole genome shotgun sequence containing:
- the SH3GL2 gene encoding endophilin-A1, which encodes MSVAGLKKQFHKATQKVSEKVGGAEGTKLDDDFKEMERKVDVTSRAVMEIMAKTIEYLQPNPASRAKLSMINTMSKIRGQEKGPGYPQAEALLADAMLKFGRELGEECNFGPALADVGEAMKELSEVKDSLDMEVKQSFIDPLQNLHDKDLREIQHHLKKMEGRRLDFDYKKKRQGKLPDEELRQALEKFDESKEIAESSMFNLLEMDIEQVSQLSALVQAQLEYHRQATQILQRVTAKLEDRIKEASSQPRREYQPKPRMSLDFTTGDNTQHNGGISHATTPKPSGVHMDQPCCRALYDFEPENEGELGFKEGDIITLTNQIDENWYEGMLHGQSGFFPINYVDILVPLPN